The window TCGGCCCGCCCCGCTACGGCATGGCCCGCGCCCGCCACGAGGGCAAGGTGTGGCTGGGTACGGTCACGGCCGCCGCCGTCGCCAGCGCGCTGCTGCTGATCGCCATGTGGTACGTCGACGACCCGAGCCGCACCGGCTCCCTGGAGAGCTGGATCTTCATCGCCTGGCGTACGGCGGGCATCCACGGCCTGATCGCGCTGACCTACGCGATCTGGCCGAAGAAGGCGCCCGAGTCAGCGCTCCCCGCCGGGAACCCACAGGACATCGCCCACGGCGCCGTTCGCGGTCCGCGCGAGGATGAAGAGCAGATCCGATAGCCGGTTGAGGTAGGTCGCGGTGAGCGGGTTCATGACCTCTCCATGGACCTCCATCGCGGCCCAAGTCGACCGCTCCGCCCGTCGTACGACCGTGCAGGCCTGGTGGAGCAGGGCCGCGCCCGGGGTGCCGCCGGGGAGGATGAAGGACCGCAGCTTCTCCAGGCGTTCGTTGAAGCGGTCGCAGTCGGCCTCCAGCTTGTCGATGTAGAACTGCTCGACACGCAGCGGCGGGAACTCCGGCTTCTCCACCACCGGCGTCGACAGGTCCGCACCCACGTCGAACAGGTCGTTCTGCACACGGGTGAGGACCTTGACGACCTCCTCGTCGAGACCGCCCAGCGCAATTGCCGTCCCGATCACCGCGTTCGCCTCATTGGCGTCGGCGTAGGCCGAGATCCGCAGATCGGTCTTGGCGACCCGGCTCATGTCCCCGAGGGCGGTGGTGCCCCGGTCGCCGGTCCTGGTGTAGATACGCGTCAGATTGACCATGAGCCCAGCG of the Streptomyces sp. NBC_00287 genome contains:
- a CDS encoding cob(I)yrinic acid a,c-diamide adenosyltransferase produces the protein MVNLTRIYTRTGDRGTTALGDMSRVAKTDLRISAYADANEANAVIGTAIALGGLDEEVVKVLTRVQNDLFDVGADLSTPVVEKPEFPPLRVEQFYIDKLEADCDRFNERLEKLRSFILPGGTPGAALLHQACTVVRRAERSTWAAMEVHGEVMNPLTATYLNRLSDLLFILARTANGAVGDVLWVPGGER